The following proteins are encoded in a genomic region of Mustela erminea isolate mMusErm1 chromosome 3, mMusErm1.Pri, whole genome shotgun sequence:
- the ACSL6 gene encoding long-chain-fatty-acid--CoA ligase 6 isoform X1, producing the protein MLTFFLVSGGSLWLFAEFILSLLEKMQTQEILRLLRLPELGDLGQFFRSLSATTLVSVGALAAVLAYWFTHRPKALQPPCNLLMQSEEVEDSGGARRSVIGDGPQLLTHYYDDARTMYQVFRRGLSISGNGPCLGFRKPKQPYQWLSYQEVADRAEFLGSGLLQHNCKPSTDQFIGVFAQNRPEWIIAELACYTYSMVVVPLYDTLGPGAIRYIIRTADISTVLVGTKPQKAVLLLEHVERKETPGLKLIIIMEPFEEALKDRGQECGVVIKSMQAVEECGQQNHQAPVPPKPSDLSIVCFTSGTTGNPKGAMLTHGNVVADFSGFLKVTEKVIFPRQDDVLISFLPLAHMFERVIQSVVYCHGGRVGFFQGDIRLLSDDMKALRPTIFPVVPRLLNRMYDKIFSQADTPLKRWLLEFAAKRKQAEVRSGIIRNDSIWDELFFNKIQASLGGCVRMIVTGAAPASPTVLGFLRAALGCQVYEGYGQTECTAGCTFTTPGDWTSGHVGAPLPCNHIKLIDVEELNYWTSKGEGEICVRGPNVFKGYLKDPDRTKEALDSDGWLHTGDIGKWLPAGTLKVIDRKKHIFKLAQGEYVAPEKIENIYIRSEPVAQIYVHGDSLKAFLVGIVVPDPEVMPCWAQKRGIEGSYAELCANKELKKAILEDMVRLGKQSGLHSFEQVKAIHIHSDMFSVQNGLLTPTLKAKRPELREYFKKQIEELYSISM; encoded by the exons AGTTCATCCTCTCGCTTCTGGAGAAGATGCAGACACAGGAGATCCTGAGGTTGCTGCGGCTGCCCGAGCTGGGGGACTTGGGCCAGTTTTTCCGCAGCCTCTCAGCTACCACCCTCGTGAGTGTGGGTGCTCTGGCTGCTGTCCTCGCCTACTGGTTCACGCACCGGCCAAAGGCCTTGCAACCACCATGCAACCTCCTGATGCAGTCAGAGGAAGTGGAG GACAGTGGTGGGGCCCGGCGATCTGTGATCGGGGATGGCCCTCAGTTGCTCACCCACTATTACGATGATGCCAGGACCATGTACCAGGTGTTCCGCCGTGGGCTCAGCATCTCAG GGAATGGACCCTGTCTTGGCTTCAGGAAGCCGAAGCAACCTTATCAGTGGCTGTCCTACCAGGAG GTGGCTGACAGAGCTGAATTTCTAGGGTCTGGACTTCTCCAACATAATTGTAAACCAAGTACAGATCAGTTTATTGGCGTTTTTGCTCAAAATCGGCCagag TGGATCATCGCAGAGCTTGCCTGCTACACATATTCTATGGTGGTGGTCCCGCTCTATGACACCCTGGGCCCTGGTGCTATCCGCTACATCATCAGGACAG CTGACATCAGCACCGTATTAGTTGGGACAAAACCTCAGAAGGCCGTGCTGCTGCTGGAACATGTGGAGAGGAAGGAGACTCCAGGGCTCAAGCTCATCATCATCATGGAACCGTTTGAGGAAGCTCTGAAAGACAGAGGGCAGGAGTGCGGGGTGGTCATTAAGTCCATGCAGGCTGTGGAG GAGTGTGGCCAACAGAATCATCAGGCTCCTGTG CCCCCGAAGCCCAGCGACCTCTCCATTGTGTGTTTCACAAGCGGCACAACAG gAAACCCAAAAGGTGCGATGCTCACCCATGGGAACGTGGTGGCTGATTTCTCAGGCTTTCTGAAAGTGACAGAG AAAGTGATCTTTCCGAGACAGGACGATGTGCtcatctccttcctgcctctggctCACATGTTTGAGAGAGTGATCCAG TCTGTTGTCTACTGCCATGGGGGACGCGTCGGCTTCTTTCAGGGAGACATCCGTCTCCTCTCAGATGACATGAAGGCTCTGCGCCCCACCATTTTCCCTGTGGTTCCTAGATTGCTGAACCGGATGTATGACAAG ATCTTCAGCCAGGCAGACACACCATTAAAGCGCTGGCTCTTGGAGTTTGCAGCAAAACGTAAACAAGCTGAGGTCCGGAGCGGAATCATCAGGAATGATAGTATCTGGGACGAACTCTTCTTTAATAAGATTCag GCCAGTCTTGGTGGTTGTGTGCGGATGATCGTCACTGGAGCAGCCCCCGCGTCCCCAACGGTGCTGGGATTCCTCCGGGCAGCTCTGGGGTGCCAG GTTTATGAAGGTTACGGCCAAACTGAGTGTACAGCTGGGTGTACCTTCACCACACCCGGGGACTGGACCTCAG GGCATGTAGGGGCACCTCTCCCCTGCAATCATATCAAGCTCATCGATGTCGAGGAACTGAACTATTGGACctccaaaggagagggagag ATATGCGTGAGAGGACCAAATGTGTTCAAAGGTTACTTGAAAGATCCAGACAGGACAAAGGAAGCCCTGGACAGCGATGGCTGGCTGCACACTGGGGACATTGGGAAGTGGCTGCCG GCAGGGACTCTTAAAGTTATTGATCGGAAGAAGCACATATTTAAACTTGCTCAGGGAGAGTATGTGGCGCCTGAGAAGATTGAGAACATCTATATCCGGAGTGAGCCTGTGGCACAAATCTATGTCCACGGGGACAGCTTGAAG GCCTTTTTGGTGGGTATTGTTGTGCCAGACCCTGAAGTCATGCCCTGTTGGGCCCAGAAGAGAGGAATTGAAGGGTCATACGCAGAGCTCTGTGCAAATAAG GAGCTGAAAAAAGCCATTTTGGAAGATATGGTGAGGTTAGGAAAACAGAGTGGACTCCATTCATTCGAACAG
- the ACSL6 gene encoding long-chain-fatty-acid--CoA ligase 6 isoform X2, with the protein MLTFFLVSGGSLWLFAEFILSLLEKMQTQEILRLLRLPELGDLGQFFRSLSATTLVSVGALAAVLAYWFTHRPKALQPPCNLLMQSEEVEDSGGARRSVIGDGPQLLTHYYDDARTMYQVFRRGLSISGNGPCLGFRKPKQPYQWLSYQEVADRAEFLGSGLLQHNCKPSTDQFIGVFAQNRPEWIIAELACYTYSMVVVPLYDTLGPGAIRYIIRTADISTVLVGTKPQKAVLLLEHVERKETPGLKLIIIMEPFEEALKDRGQECGVVIKSMQAVEECGQQNHQAPVPPKPSDLSIVCFTSGTTGNPKGAMLTHGNVVADFSGFLKVTESQWAPTCADVHISYLPLAHMFERMVQSVVYCHGGRVGFFQGDIRLLSDDMKALRPTIFPVVPRLLNRMYDKIFSQADTPLKRWLLEFAAKRKQAEVRSGIIRNDSIWDELFFNKIQASLGGCVRMIVTGAAPASPTVLGFLRAALGCQVYEGYGQTECTAGCTFTTPGDWTSGHVGAPLPCNHIKLIDVEELNYWTSKGEGEICVRGPNVFKGYLKDPDRTKEALDSDGWLHTGDIGKWLPAGTLKVIDRKKHIFKLAQGEYVAPEKIENIYIRSEPVAQIYVHGDSLKAFLVGIVVPDPEVMPCWAQKRGIEGSYAELCANKELKKAILEDMVRLGKQSGLHSFEQVKAIHIHSDMFSVQNGLLTPTLKAKRPELREYFKKQIEELYSISM; encoded by the exons AGTTCATCCTCTCGCTTCTGGAGAAGATGCAGACACAGGAGATCCTGAGGTTGCTGCGGCTGCCCGAGCTGGGGGACTTGGGCCAGTTTTTCCGCAGCCTCTCAGCTACCACCCTCGTGAGTGTGGGTGCTCTGGCTGCTGTCCTCGCCTACTGGTTCACGCACCGGCCAAAGGCCTTGCAACCACCATGCAACCTCCTGATGCAGTCAGAGGAAGTGGAG GACAGTGGTGGGGCCCGGCGATCTGTGATCGGGGATGGCCCTCAGTTGCTCACCCACTATTACGATGATGCCAGGACCATGTACCAGGTGTTCCGCCGTGGGCTCAGCATCTCAG GGAATGGACCCTGTCTTGGCTTCAGGAAGCCGAAGCAACCTTATCAGTGGCTGTCCTACCAGGAG GTGGCTGACAGAGCTGAATTTCTAGGGTCTGGACTTCTCCAACATAATTGTAAACCAAGTACAGATCAGTTTATTGGCGTTTTTGCTCAAAATCGGCCagag TGGATCATCGCAGAGCTTGCCTGCTACACATATTCTATGGTGGTGGTCCCGCTCTATGACACCCTGGGCCCTGGTGCTATCCGCTACATCATCAGGACAG CTGACATCAGCACCGTATTAGTTGGGACAAAACCTCAGAAGGCCGTGCTGCTGCTGGAACATGTGGAGAGGAAGGAGACTCCAGGGCTCAAGCTCATCATCATCATGGAACCGTTTGAGGAAGCTCTGAAAGACAGAGGGCAGGAGTGCGGGGTGGTCATTAAGTCCATGCAGGCTGTGGAG GAGTGTGGCCAACAGAATCATCAGGCTCCTGTG CCCCCGAAGCCCAGCGACCTCTCCATTGTGTGTTTCACAAGCGGCACAACAG gAAACCCAAAAGGTGCGATGCTCACCCATGGGAACGTGGTGGCTGATTTCTCAGGCTTTCTGAAAGTGACAGAG AGTCAGTGGGCTCCCACTTGTGCGGATGTGCACATTTCCTATTTGCCTTTAGCACACATGTTTGAGCGAATGGTGCAG TCTGTTGTCTACTGCCATGGGGGACGCGTCGGCTTCTTTCAGGGAGACATCCGTCTCCTCTCAGATGACATGAAGGCTCTGCGCCCCACCATTTTCCCTGTGGTTCCTAGATTGCTGAACCGGATGTATGACAAG ATCTTCAGCCAGGCAGACACACCATTAAAGCGCTGGCTCTTGGAGTTTGCAGCAAAACGTAAACAAGCTGAGGTCCGGAGCGGAATCATCAGGAATGATAGTATCTGGGACGAACTCTTCTTTAATAAGATTCag GCCAGTCTTGGTGGTTGTGTGCGGATGATCGTCACTGGAGCAGCCCCCGCGTCCCCAACGGTGCTGGGATTCCTCCGGGCAGCTCTGGGGTGCCAG GTTTATGAAGGTTACGGCCAAACTGAGTGTACAGCTGGGTGTACCTTCACCACACCCGGGGACTGGACCTCAG GGCATGTAGGGGCACCTCTCCCCTGCAATCATATCAAGCTCATCGATGTCGAGGAACTGAACTATTGGACctccaaaggagagggagag ATATGCGTGAGAGGACCAAATGTGTTCAAAGGTTACTTGAAAGATCCAGACAGGACAAAGGAAGCCCTGGACAGCGATGGCTGGCTGCACACTGGGGACATTGGGAAGTGGCTGCCG GCAGGGACTCTTAAAGTTATTGATCGGAAGAAGCACATATTTAAACTTGCTCAGGGAGAGTATGTGGCGCCTGAGAAGATTGAGAACATCTATATCCGGAGTGAGCCTGTGGCACAAATCTATGTCCACGGGGACAGCTTGAAG GCCTTTTTGGTGGGTATTGTTGTGCCAGACCCTGAAGTCATGCCCTGTTGGGCCCAGAAGAGAGGAATTGAAGGGTCATACGCAGAGCTCTGTGCAAATAAG GAGCTGAAAAAAGCCATTTTGGAAGATATGGTGAGGTTAGGAAAACAGAGTGGACTCCATTCATTCGAACAG
- the ACSL6 gene encoding long-chain-fatty-acid--CoA ligase 6 isoform X3 encodes MQTQEILRLLRLPELGDLGQFFRSLSATTLVSVGALAAVLAYWFTHRPKALQPPCNLLMQSEEVEDSGGARRSVIGDGPQLLTHYYDDARTMYQVFRRGLSISGNGPCLGFRKPKQPYQWLSYQEVADRAEFLGSGLLQHNCKPSTDQFIGVFAQNRPEWIIAELACYTYSMVVVPLYDTLGPGAIRYIIRTADISTVLVGTKPQKAVLLLEHVERKETPGLKLIIIMEPFEEALKDRGQECGVVIKSMQAVEECGQQNHQAPVPPKPSDLSIVCFTSGTTGNPKGAMLTHGNVVADFSGFLKVTEKVIFPRQDDVLISFLPLAHMFERVIQSVVYCHGGRVGFFQGDIRLLSDDMKALRPTIFPVVPRLLNRMYDKIFSQADTPLKRWLLEFAAKRKQAEVRSGIIRNDSIWDELFFNKIQASLGGCVRMIVTGAAPASPTVLGFLRAALGCQVYEGYGQTECTAGCTFTTPGDWTSGHVGAPLPCNHIKLIDVEELNYWTSKGEGEICVRGPNVFKGYLKDPDRTKEALDSDGWLHTGDIGKWLPAGTLKVIDRKKHIFKLAQGEYVAPEKIENIYIRSEPVAQIYVHGDSLKAFLVGIVVPDPEVMPCWAQKRGIEGSYAELCANKELKKAILEDMVRLGKQSGLHSFEQVKAIHIHSDMFSVQNGLLTPTLKAKRPELREYFKKQIEELYSISM; translated from the exons ATGCAGACACAGGAGATCCTGAGGTTGCTGCGGCTGCCCGAGCTGGGGGACTTGGGCCAGTTTTTCCGCAGCCTCTCAGCTACCACCCTCGTGAGTGTGGGTGCTCTGGCTGCTGTCCTCGCCTACTGGTTCACGCACCGGCCAAAGGCCTTGCAACCACCATGCAACCTCCTGATGCAGTCAGAGGAAGTGGAG GACAGTGGTGGGGCCCGGCGATCTGTGATCGGGGATGGCCCTCAGTTGCTCACCCACTATTACGATGATGCCAGGACCATGTACCAGGTGTTCCGCCGTGGGCTCAGCATCTCAG GGAATGGACCCTGTCTTGGCTTCAGGAAGCCGAAGCAACCTTATCAGTGGCTGTCCTACCAGGAG GTGGCTGACAGAGCTGAATTTCTAGGGTCTGGACTTCTCCAACATAATTGTAAACCAAGTACAGATCAGTTTATTGGCGTTTTTGCTCAAAATCGGCCagag TGGATCATCGCAGAGCTTGCCTGCTACACATATTCTATGGTGGTGGTCCCGCTCTATGACACCCTGGGCCCTGGTGCTATCCGCTACATCATCAGGACAG CTGACATCAGCACCGTATTAGTTGGGACAAAACCTCAGAAGGCCGTGCTGCTGCTGGAACATGTGGAGAGGAAGGAGACTCCAGGGCTCAAGCTCATCATCATCATGGAACCGTTTGAGGAAGCTCTGAAAGACAGAGGGCAGGAGTGCGGGGTGGTCATTAAGTCCATGCAGGCTGTGGAG GAGTGTGGCCAACAGAATCATCAGGCTCCTGTG CCCCCGAAGCCCAGCGACCTCTCCATTGTGTGTTTCACAAGCGGCACAACAG gAAACCCAAAAGGTGCGATGCTCACCCATGGGAACGTGGTGGCTGATTTCTCAGGCTTTCTGAAAGTGACAGAG AAAGTGATCTTTCCGAGACAGGACGATGTGCtcatctccttcctgcctctggctCACATGTTTGAGAGAGTGATCCAG TCTGTTGTCTACTGCCATGGGGGACGCGTCGGCTTCTTTCAGGGAGACATCCGTCTCCTCTCAGATGACATGAAGGCTCTGCGCCCCACCATTTTCCCTGTGGTTCCTAGATTGCTGAACCGGATGTATGACAAG ATCTTCAGCCAGGCAGACACACCATTAAAGCGCTGGCTCTTGGAGTTTGCAGCAAAACGTAAACAAGCTGAGGTCCGGAGCGGAATCATCAGGAATGATAGTATCTGGGACGAACTCTTCTTTAATAAGATTCag GCCAGTCTTGGTGGTTGTGTGCGGATGATCGTCACTGGAGCAGCCCCCGCGTCCCCAACGGTGCTGGGATTCCTCCGGGCAGCTCTGGGGTGCCAG GTTTATGAAGGTTACGGCCAAACTGAGTGTACAGCTGGGTGTACCTTCACCACACCCGGGGACTGGACCTCAG GGCATGTAGGGGCACCTCTCCCCTGCAATCATATCAAGCTCATCGATGTCGAGGAACTGAACTATTGGACctccaaaggagagggagag ATATGCGTGAGAGGACCAAATGTGTTCAAAGGTTACTTGAAAGATCCAGACAGGACAAAGGAAGCCCTGGACAGCGATGGCTGGCTGCACACTGGGGACATTGGGAAGTGGCTGCCG GCAGGGACTCTTAAAGTTATTGATCGGAAGAAGCACATATTTAAACTTGCTCAGGGAGAGTATGTGGCGCCTGAGAAGATTGAGAACATCTATATCCGGAGTGAGCCTGTGGCACAAATCTATGTCCACGGGGACAGCTTGAAG GCCTTTTTGGTGGGTATTGTTGTGCCAGACCCTGAAGTCATGCCCTGTTGGGCCCAGAAGAGAGGAATTGAAGGGTCATACGCAGAGCTCTGTGCAAATAAG GAGCTGAAAAAAGCCATTTTGGAAGATATGGTGAGGTTAGGAAAACAGAGTGGACTCCATTCATTCGAACAG